The genome window ATCACCATTGTCATGAGGTTGGATGGAACATAGCGTTTGAGAACTGATGATGAGATAGAATTCTCTGCCTCAGTAACTTCAGCATCAGATAAAGGAATTACTCCTCCATTTGCCTCTTTGAGAAGATCAGCAATACTTGATACTGACGATATGTACTGTAGATTTTTTAAAGGACTTTTAATAGAATCAATATATTTCAGCACTTCAGGGCTGGTAGGATCGTCACATTCTACCAGGATAATAATAGATTCTTGTGAGAATGTATCAGAATAATGGTTTGAAATGACACTGCTTTCTGAATTTTTATCCTGGTAGGTATCGTTTCCTGTTGCCATCGATATGGACATCATACCAAATATCGAGATGGCCATCAGGATGAGGGATATCTTTAGAACCAGACTGGTTCGGTTTATTACGACATCAGCGATATTTGAAAAAATCGTTGATATTGACGGAAAAAATGATAACATGTCTTTCTCCTTGTTGGATTAGACAGGATTGCCAGAACGCCGCTTTGAATACAGGTAATATCCACCACCGAGAATGAGCAACACGACTATTACTCCTGGCAATGGCCCCATTCCCTGAGTAGATTCAACGGTTACCGGAACCTTGATTGTATCTGATATCTGGCTGTTATCAAGAGCATCGCGATACCTGACTTCAGAATCAAGTCCATATGTCTTAACTGTGGCATCTGATGAGGCACTAACCTCAAACTTTGCAACTCCAGATTCTCCTGGTTTCAAATCACCAAGGTATGCCAGGTCATCATTGCTGGTGAATGGATCTACTGCACTTATTCTGGCTTCTGTACTGTATGCAGGAGATGATCCATCGTTTTTGTACTGTACTTCAATAACCTTTTTCTGACCTACATTGATCGTTGCCGGAGCGCTTGTGACACTAAAACTGACTTTTGATCCGACCTGGACTCCGAAGTCTTTTACCTGTGTTGATAGATTTTCTCCATCACTATTCTTGTAATCGACTCTGACACTGAGTGGATAACTTTGAGCTTCTGCATCCTTTGATACAGAAACTTTAAATTTAGCAGTAGATTCTGTTCCTGGTTCGATTTTACCTATGTAGATCGTGCTGTCAACTGGAACAACAGGTGAGTTATCTTTTCTCAGAAGTTTTGCAACCGCATTGAATCCTGAATCATTTCCAGAATTCTTAAGAGTGAGTGTAACGAATCCCGATCCTCCTGCATTAAGTGATTCTGTCTGAACATCTGCAATATCAAGTGTAATTGACGGTTTTACTGTGAAAGGGATGTTTAGATTGATTTCTTTCTTATTATATCGATATGAGACAGAATCAGTACCCTGTTGATCAGCCTCTGCCAGGTAAGTGTATGATAGCGTTACCGGAAGTTCATATGTTCCTGCCTTAGCATCATCTTTTACAAGGACAGTAAATGATACTGGGATACTTGCTGAAGCTGTGACATCACCGATCATCTGTGGATCAGATTTTATCACTATCGGTGCATCGCCTGCCTCTAGTGACACCGTAACCATCTTTGCAGTATTTGGAGTGTCATCCCTGTCGACAATCCCTGACTGCACCATCTTCATTGTGTTGAGACCGGTATTTTGAATTTTTAGTGCAATTGGTTCTGTATTTCCTGCAGTAAACTCATTACTTCCTGATATGGATACAGACAGATTTGGAGAACCTGTCTGGTATTTAGTGCCAGCTGATACAGGAGAGATAACAATGCAACAAATTGCCAGACTTACGGTCAATATAAGTAACCTCTGGTATATGTGAGGTATACTCATAGTATTTAGGTTTAAATCTCCTTGTTTGCTATTCTGTTCTTTTGAATTATTTTTCTTTAATTCGAATTTCATATCCTTTTTCCACTTTTACGGTTGAAATGCCACTTGTATTCGATTTTCCTTTTAAGAGATAATTTGTTTGCTAACTTTCAAACAGACGTTAAAAATCTGATATCCAATAACCTAAGAGCGTATCTCTGATACCTTTACATTTATTTTGTACTGTCAGATTCAAGTACTGCTGCAAACCTTGTATCATTGGCTTTTGTCTGAATTACACAGCCGATGTTAAGATCCTAGATTTGTTGTGTCTCTATAATATGGTTGTCATTTTTTTTACAACTATAATCTTGGTCTGTTAAGTAAATAGTTTGCTACAAAGAGGAGTTGAATATAACACTTTATGGTTGAATATTAGTAAATTCAGTTCAGTTGAAAAGTAAAAACATATTTTTCAAGAATTATGTATATTCGAGACTATTTAAAAAACTCATCTTTTATATGAGTCGATGGAATAATGCGGGTAAAAATTGAAAGTGTGAATAAGAAATTACATCTTCTCTCCTCGATTACTAGGCATGATATTTTGAATAGTCTGACTGCAGTTATAAGGTATCTCAGTTATGCAGAAGATGAGAATGATCTTGGACATCTTAACAGATTTATTAAAAAATCTTATCAAATTGCCTTGCTCATAAAAAAACTGATTAAATTTACCCGTTATTATCAGGATATATGGGTAATAGAGCCGATATGGCAAAATACAATGGCTGTTTTCACAATTTCAACAAAAAATATCAATTGGGAAACGTAGCGGTTAATACAGATTTTGAGTATTTCAGGGTGTTTGCTGATCCCTTCCTTGATGGGTTGATCTATAATCTTATTGATAAATATCTCATTTATGGACAGAATGTGATACTGATATCCAGTTATTGGTTCAAAAAGGAGATTTTAAAGTTTGGATTATTGAGGATAATGGAATAGGCATTGGTCAGGACAAGAAAGATCGGATATTCAGAAAAGGAGTTGGACATAATATCTGCCTGGGTCTCTTTCTCACCAGAGAAATATTAGATATTACTGGTCTTTCTATCAATGAAACCGGGAGGGAGGGGGATGGTGCTAGAATTTGAGATATTTATTCCCAGCGGATTAAGGGAAGGGGTACCTTAAAACCTATCAGGGATCAGAAAAAACGTTAATATTGGGGTACTGATGAATTCTGTCTTACGATGTAGATCATAGCCCCTTTCATTTTTTTGTGAGGGAATTGGTTCGAATAAATATCTCTTGGTTATCGGTGATAAAATACATTATCATCAAATTACATGGCCGTAATACACCTCTCGGAAAAAGCTGGCGCCAGTAGATATCCTTTTTTATATGGTCATGACATTAGGTATATATGAATTCTGACTCTCCGCACATATCTGCACCCCATGATTCGAATTCAGATATCACCCATCTGAAAGAGAAGGTTGAGTCACTCAATAATGAGATAACTATCCTGAAACAGGAGAAAAATAGATATGAATCTGTTCTTCGGTTTAATCCGAATCCTATCCTGATCTGGAATACCGATCTCAAGGTGATTGATGCAAATGATGCATTTATTACCTCAACTGGATACACAAAAGAAAAATCACTATCCCTAAAATTAACAGATTTTGTCTATCTGGATCGGAAAGGTGAAGGTATCCAGGAAACCATTCGAGATCGGAAAAGAAAAACAGGTGAAGCTACATTTCAGTTTCCAACCGGCGTCTTTACATGGATTAGACATACAATACCGGTTCTTGATGACAATGGAAATATAAAGGTTATTATTTCTGTATACAATGATGTGACCGAACTCAAACACGAATTAAATGAAATTGAGATTCTTAAAAATAGATCTAACACAATTATAACTGAAAATCCATATCCCATGATTGTTTGGGAACCTGATCTCAAAGTTACAGCCATGAACAATGTGGCATTAAAACTCATGGGGTTTAATGCTCAAGATATTGGTCATATTACAATAAGGGATTTTAAATACCTGAAAGAAAGTGGAACAAGTGTTTCAGATACATTTAAATACGGCAAACCAAGTGAGGGAGAGGCAGTTTTTGAATTCTCTACTGGTGTCAAGACGTTAGAGCGTCACAACATTCCTCTCACTGATACCTCCGGCAAAGTTACTCATGTATTATCAGTGTATTACGACCTCACTGATCAAAAGCTTGCAATATCTGACATTTTACAAGTGATTCAGACGGCGCAGGCTGGCGATCTGACCTCCCGGACCGATGAGAAGCGATACTCTGGGGATTTTTTGGAAATATCCAAAGGTATTAATCAGATATTATCAATCATTACGACTCCGTTCAAGGTTTTCCAGGAAAAACTTATTGATATTGCTTCAGGAGCTGAAGAGGTAAATGCCAGTGTGGAGGAAGTGTCTGCAGGAACAAATCTCCTTGCTCAATCCTCGAATGCATTAAGTGAGACCACTGAACATGGTGAAGAAGGTGTCAGACAGGTTCTTCGTGCAATGGAGGATCTCTCTATCACGGTCTCAAACATGGCGATGGATAGTGAATCGGTAGCAAAACTTGCGAGTGTAGCAGATGATAGAAGTAAACTCGGAATTCAACTAGCTAAAAATACTGAACAGGCCATGGATGGGATCACCCGGACATCTGAAGAAGTTGATGCTATCGTTAACGATATCAGGGAGCAAATGGCTGAGATCGGAAAAATTGTTAAGTTGATATCAGATATTGCAAATCAGACTAATCTCCTGGCATTGAATGCGGCAATAGAGGCTGCTCGTGCCGGAGAAGCCGGTCGTGGTTTTGCCGTTGTCGCAGCTGAAGTGAAATCACTTGCACAGGAGTCACGCCAATCTGCAGAAAGTATTTCTGAAATGATTAGTAATCTTCAGACAAAATCACAGAAGGCCGCCGTAGCAGTGAAGAGCTCAGTTACAAATGTTCAGGAAGGAAATGCATCCCTGTCTGAGACCATCACTGCATTTACAAGTATTGCACAGTCAATTGAGGAAATTTCACAAAAGGTTACAAATATGGCCTCAGTTACCGAAGAACAAGCCGCCTCAGTTGAAGAGATTACAGCCAGTGTAAATGAAGTTGCTACCTTGCTTAATAACACAGTCCGCCAGGCTGTGGATTCTTCTGCAGCCACAGAAGAAGCATCAGCTGCCCTTGCTCAAATCGTGCAGGCAATACAGGATGTTTCACAGAGCGTCGAAGCAGTTTCTTCTGAGATGTCTAAATTCACTGTGTGAAGGAATGTGAATACGCTGAATATTTTCATCTGGATAGTAATGTGAAGGATGATAAAAATTCTTTTTTTTTGGCTTAAAGAGTAATGTTTTGAACGTATAATTCACTGGTATTAAAACTAAATAATTGTATTATTTGAAAAAACCTGTACGCAGGTTATATCATCGATATAGTCTTTGTTTTAGATAATTTTTTAGTGGAGTTTGAGGAGGGCAGTATAAACGGTACTATCTGCTATTTCTGTATCATATATTGAACCATATCCAACACCTTACCTACGAAAATTTCCTTTTGATAAGTATTTTGACAAAGTTTTAAATATAATTCGCATTACCCGCGACAAACTCATAAAAATTTAGTATCGGGGATTCTTCGGTTTTTACTGATTCAGAACTAATAAAAAGATAGATATTTCAGTAAATTCACAAAACGTAATCTCTGGTTCTTTTTGATATTTAATCATTTGAGCAGTATTCACCATTATTCTTACTTGGGATCTGAATGGTATTATGGGCGCCAGTAGAAATCACTTTTTATCCCTCGGCTTCATTTCTATATTCATGAGAATCATTGAATCCATAATTACCAGGTAATTAGAATGATATCGGGTTATACCTGAATTTATTTCTGGCAATAATTTTAATTTGATTAAAATTCGCCTCATTGAATAATTTAACAAAATGTCATCTGACTGTATCAATTGAATGAAAAACGTATGGCCCCCGTTGAGAGTCACAGTAAATCACTTTACTTTCCATTTTGCATTCAATATTGGATATGGAGCCTATTTCTATGAGTCATTTAACAATTGCATCGTGTAGATTTACGGCAACATTCCCATCGCAAATCTTTCTCTCTTCATCAGAGATCGTAAATATATCTGGATATTCTCCCGATAATTTAGAAAAACCAGGAGGTTTTGATCGATATATTCTAAAAACTGATCTCT of Methanospirillum lacunae contains these proteins:
- a CDS encoding COG1361 S-layer family protein, encoding MTVSLAICCIVISPVSAGTKYQTGSPNLSVSISGSNEFTAGNTEPIALKIQNTGLNTMKMVQSGIVDRDDTPNTAKMVTVSLEAGDAPIVIKSDPQMIGDVTASASIPVSFTVLVKDDAKAGTYELPVTLSYTYLAEADQQGTDSVSYRYNKKEINLNIPFTVKPSITLDIADVQTESLNAGGSGFVTLTLKNSGNDSGFNAVAKLLRKDNSPVVPVDSTIYIGKIEPGTESTAKFKVSVSKDAEAQSYPLSVRVDYKNSDGENLSTQVKDFGVQVGSKVSFSVTSAPATINVGQKKVIEVQYKNDGSSPAYSTEARISAVDPFTSNDDLAYLGDLKPGESGVAKFEVSASSDATVKTYGLDSEVRYRDALDNSQISDTIKVPVTVESTQGMGPLPGVIVVLLILGGGYYLYSKRRSGNPV
- a CDS encoding methyl-accepting chemotaxis protein, which encodes MNSDSPHISAPHDSNSDITHLKEKVESLNNEITILKQEKNRYESVLRFNPNPILIWNTDLKVIDANDAFITSTGYTKEKSLSLKLTDFVYLDRKGEGIQETIRDRKRKTGEATFQFPTGVFTWIRHTIPVLDDNGNIKVIISVYNDVTELKHELNEIEILKNRSNTIITENPYPMIVWEPDLKVTAMNNVALKLMGFNAQDIGHITIRDFKYLKESGTSVSDTFKYGKPSEGEAVFEFSTGVKTLERHNIPLTDTSGKVTHVLSVYYDLTDQKLAISDILQVIQTAQAGDLTSRTDEKRYSGDFLEISKGINQILSIITTPFKVFQEKLIDIASGAEEVNASVEEVSAGTNLLAQSSNALSETTEHGEEGVRQVLRAMEDLSITVSNMAMDSESVAKLASVADDRSKLGIQLAKNTEQAMDGITRTSEEVDAIVNDIREQMAEIGKIVKLISDIANQTNLLALNAAIEAARAGEAGRGFAVVAAEVKSLAQESRQSAESISEMISNLQTKSQKAAVAVKSSVTNVQEGNASLSETITAFTSIAQSIEEISQKVTNMASVTEEQAASVEEITASVNEVATLLNNTVRQAVDSSAATEEASAALAQIVQAIQDVSQSVEAVSSEMSKFTV